One genomic region from Gossypium hirsutum isolate 1008001.06 chromosome D13, Gossypium_hirsutum_v2.1, whole genome shotgun sequence encodes:
- the LOC107920622 gene encoding uncharacterized protein isoform X2, whose protein sequence is MTPHFVKEGSWFLDHQVLQPLKNSWFIDEIMEVERKHSKGGFFHLFDWNGKSQKKLFPNSAEISEESKRVKPVENILKSPPYMMKGDEYNAASSCRRSADFSSASSVASDEGYGSRAPGVVARLMGLDSLPAPNVLEPSSTTYSGSCSLRVSHYERSSPNLWNESQPMDYTDFSNKLDSLSSNPIEPRFHKVQNRPIERFQTEILPLKSAKPIPITQHKLLSPIKSPGFIPTKNAAYIMEAASKIIEVSPQKTSKHKVPSFGLSSVPLQIWDLKDKIEAAHKVSGHQRPDEPKVSGHQRPDEPIRSTEMSLKGQHKSKSHNKSDYAPTFSISRDSEKGSSNNSRNKGKSVSLAEQARVNNVQRKEGSFSSGNGSSANLKEGNDAKRKQFCRSQADMRKIMENGTSANRTNKVLRQNNQKQNCISNRDYSIPKTSTLDQQGRKTRSINGTVGLNRTINKVIVNSESQSRKTSSSETDPSKEVSMSRRKNLPRKKQPVNEDVLSGEPISENTSIKSTQRSIKCNVTTEEHSNQSAEKMKTSMDVVSFTFTSPIARFVPDVPSTSQVVETSCSFDNDPCGNNDLVFSKSSGFSSLGLNIIGGDDLSVLLGKKLQELAYRVESSNCNIIMEETSSRPTSSWQNSVLPSGTLIPTSMRHHKGLQLDLDKDISYSTADFNCSSIDHLELDWRSKWQFSEEIEDRNASKSSSKTGTELDLQQSSPLSTLELAVTSECFADDRDGMKQELLDRNQELLGSQPGSESETEFDVALSDFASPKTVGEMDKKLPTRTPNSRDLKESTNWELDYVKMVLKDSELKLMEYALGQTENILTLNGFDQLEHRNITETQGKLVVDCVSEYLEFVVGSCKGWGKLMQNKGRLAEEVYKEIMSLKQMGDIMVDEVVDKDMSRKHGRWVEFETEAFEEGLEIEKTKLTCLVDELVFDLLL, encoded by the exons ATGACT CCCCATTTTGTGAAGGAAGGATCTTGGTTTTTGGATCATCAAGTTTTGCAGCCTTTGAAGAATTCATG GTTTATAGATGAGATAATGGAGGTCGAAAGGAAACATTCGAAAGGAGGattttttcatttgtttgattGGAATGgtaaatctcaaaaaaaattGTTCCCAAACAGTGCTGAAATCTCag AagaatcaaagagagtaaaacCTGTGGAGAATATACTGAAGTCACCGCCTTATATG ATGAAGGGGGATGAGTACAATGCTGCTTCAAGTTGTAGAAGAAGTGCTGATTTTAGTTCCGCTTCCTCGGTGGCTAGTGATGAAGGATATGGATCCAGAGCACCTGGAGTTGTTGCTAGGCTTATGGGGTTGGACTCATTGCCGGCACCAAATGTCTTGGAGCCATCTTCTACCACATATTCAGGGTCTTGTTCTCTTAGAGTATCTCATTATGAAAGAAGTTCTCCTAATTTGTGGAATGAATCTCAACCGATGGACTACACTGACTTCTCTAACAAGCTTGATAGTTTGTCCTCAAATCCGATTGAACCAAGGTTTCATAAGGTGCAAAACCGCCCCATTGAGAGATTTCAGACTGAAATATTGCCTCTGAAATCAGCAAAACCAATTCCAATAACTCAGCATAAGCTTTTGTCTCCTATCAAGAGTCCAGGGTTTATCCCAACCAAGAATGCAGCTTATATAATGGAGGCAGCTTCCAAGATTATTGAGGTTAGTCCTCAGAAAACTTCCAAACATAAAGTGCCATCATTTGGGCTTTCTTCAGTCCCTTTGCAAATCTGGGATTTGAAAGACAAAATTGAAGCTGCACATAAGGTATCTGGGCACCAAAGACCTGACGAGCCTAAGGTATCCGGGCACCAAAGACCTGACGAGCCTATTCGGAGTACAGAAATGTCTTTGAAAGGACAACATAAGAGCAAGAGTCACAACAAATCAGATTATGCTCCAACATTCAGTATATCTAGGGATTCAGAAAAAGGTTCTTCTAACAATTCAAGGAATAAGGGAAAATCAGTCTCGCTTGCAGAGCAAGCAAGGGTTAATAATGTTCAGAGGAAAGAAGGGTCATTTTCAAGTGGTAATGGGAGTTCTGCAAATCTGAAGGAAGGGAATGATgctaaaagaaaacaattttGTAGGAGCCAGGCAGATATGCGAAAGATTATGGAGAACGGAACTTCTGCAAATAGGACTAACAAAGTCCTGAGGCAGAATAATCAGAAGCAGAACTGCATATCTAATAGAGACTATTCGATACCAAAGACTTCAACCCTGGACCAGCAAGGTAGGAAGACTAGGTCTATAAACGGTACAGTTGGGCTAAATAGGACTATAAACAAGGTCATTGTAAACTCTGAATCTCAGTCCAGGAAGACAAGCTCCTCAGAAACTGATCCTTCAAAGGAGGTTTCCATGTCTAGAAGAAAGAATTTGCCTAGAAAGAAACAACCTGTAAATGAGGATGTTCTGTCTGGAGAACCAATTTCTGAGAATACATCAATAAAAAGCACCCAAAGATCCATAAAATGTAATGTTACAACGGAGGAGCACTCAAATCAGAGTGCAGAGAAAATGAAGACAAGCATGGATgttgtttcatttacatttacatcTCCCATTGCAAGATTCGTGCCTGATGTTCCTTCCACAAGTCAAGTTGTGGAAACAAGCTGCAGCTTTGATAATGATCCTTGTGGCAACAATGATCTAGTGTTTTCAAAAAGCTCCGGATTTTCTTCTCTTGGCCTTAATATAATTGGTGGGGATGATCTTAGTGTTCTTTTGGGAAAAAAGCTTCAAGAATTGGCATATAGAGTTGAGTCATCCAATTGCAATATCATTATGGAGGAGACTTCATCTCGTCCCACATCCAGTTGGCAAAATTCAGTGCTCCCATCTGGTACATTGATCCCAACTTCAATGagacatcacaaaggacttcagTTGGATCTAGATAAAGATATTTCATATAGCACAGCTGACTTCAATTGCTCTTCAATTGACCATTTGGAGCTTGATTGGAGAAGTAAGTGGCAG TTTTCTGAAGAAATTGAGGATCGAAATGCTAGCAAAAGCAGCAGCAAGACCGGCACAGAATTAGATCTTCAACAGTCTAGCCCCCTTTCAACTCTTGAACTTGCTGTCACCAGTGAGTGCTTCGCTGATGATAGAGATG GCATGAAGCAAGAGTTATTGGATCGCAATCAGGAATTATTAGGTTCGCAGCCTGGAAGTGAGTCTGAGACTGAATTTGATGTGGCGTTATCCGATTTCGCATCTCCTAAAACTGTGGGAGAAATGGATAAAAAGCTTCCAACTAGGACACCAAATTCAAGAGATCTTAAGGAGTCAACCAATTgggaacttgattatgtgaaaatGGTTCTAAAAGATTCTGAGCTAAAGTTAATGGAATATGCATTGGGTCAGACCGAGAATATTCTGACCCTGAATGGTTTTGATCAGCTCGAGCATCGGAACATAACAGAGACTCAGGGAAAACTTGTAGTAGATTGTGTGAGTGAATACCTGGAGTTTGTTGTTGGAAGCTGCAAAGGGTGGGGGAAATTGATGCAGAACAAAGGGAGGTTGGCAGAAGAGGTATACAAAGAGATAATGAGTTTGAAACAAATGGGGGACATAATGGTGGATGAAGTTGTAGACAAGGATATGAGCAGAAAGCATGGGAGATGGGTTGAGTTTGAGACGGAAGCATTTGAAGAGGGTTTAGAGATTGAGAAAACTAAATTAACTTGTTTAGTTGATGAATTAGTTTTTGATTTATTGCTTTAA
- the LOC107920622 gene encoding uncharacterized protein isoform X3 has protein sequence MEVERKHSKGGFFHLFDWNGKSQKKLFPNSAEISEESKRVKPVENILKSPPYMMKGDEYNAASSCRRSADFSSASSVASDEGYGSRAPGVVARLMGLDSLPAPNVLEPSSTTYSGSCSLRVSHYERSSPNLWNESQPMDYTDFSNKLDSLSSNPIEPRFHKVQNRPIERFQTEILPLKSAKPIPITQHKLLSPIKSPGFIPTKNAAYIMEAASKIIEVSPQKTSKHKVPSFGLSSVPLQIWDLKDKIEAAHKVSGHQRPDEPKVSGHQRPDEPIRSTEMSLKGQHKSKSHNKSDYAPTFSISRDSEKGSSNNSRNKGKSVSLAEQARVNNVQRKEGSFSSGNGSSANLKEGNDAKRKQFCRSQADMRKIMENGTSANRTNKVLRQNNQKQNCISNRDYSIPKTSTLDQQGRKTRSINGTVGLNRTINKVIVNSESQSRKTSSSETDPSKEVSMSRRKNLPRKKQPVNEDVLSGEPISENTSIKSTQRSIKCNVTTEEHSNQSAEKMKTSMDVVSFTFTSPIARFVPDVPSTSQVVETSCSFDNDPCGNNDLVFSKSSGFSSLGLNIIGGDDLSVLLGKKLQELAYRVESSNCNIIMEETSSRPTSSWQNSVLPSGTLIPTSMRHHKGLQLDLDKDISYSTADFNCSSIDHLELDWRSKWQFSEEIEDRNASKSSSKTGTELDLQQSSPLSTLELAVTSECFADDRDGMKQELLDRNQELLGSQPGSESETEFDVALSDFASPKTVGEMDKKLPTRTPNSRDLKESTNWELDYVKMVLKDSELKLMEYALGQTENILTLNGFDQLEHRNITETQGKLVVDCVSEYLEFVVGSCKGWGKLMQNKGRLAEEVYKEIMSLKQMGDIMVDEVVDKDMSRKHGRWVEFETEAFEEGLEIEKTKLTCLVDELVFDLLL, from the exons ATGGAGGTCGAAAGGAAACATTCGAAAGGAGGattttttcatttgtttgattGGAATGgtaaatctcaaaaaaaattGTTCCCAAACAGTGCTGAAATCTCag AagaatcaaagagagtaaaacCTGTGGAGAATATACTGAAGTCACCGCCTTATATG ATGAAGGGGGATGAGTACAATGCTGCTTCAAGTTGTAGAAGAAGTGCTGATTTTAGTTCCGCTTCCTCGGTGGCTAGTGATGAAGGATATGGATCCAGAGCACCTGGAGTTGTTGCTAGGCTTATGGGGTTGGACTCATTGCCGGCACCAAATGTCTTGGAGCCATCTTCTACCACATATTCAGGGTCTTGTTCTCTTAGAGTATCTCATTATGAAAGAAGTTCTCCTAATTTGTGGAATGAATCTCAACCGATGGACTACACTGACTTCTCTAACAAGCTTGATAGTTTGTCCTCAAATCCGATTGAACCAAGGTTTCATAAGGTGCAAAACCGCCCCATTGAGAGATTTCAGACTGAAATATTGCCTCTGAAATCAGCAAAACCAATTCCAATAACTCAGCATAAGCTTTTGTCTCCTATCAAGAGTCCAGGGTTTATCCCAACCAAGAATGCAGCTTATATAATGGAGGCAGCTTCCAAGATTATTGAGGTTAGTCCTCAGAAAACTTCCAAACATAAAGTGCCATCATTTGGGCTTTCTTCAGTCCCTTTGCAAATCTGGGATTTGAAAGACAAAATTGAAGCTGCACATAAGGTATCTGGGCACCAAAGACCTGACGAGCCTAAGGTATCCGGGCACCAAAGACCTGACGAGCCTATTCGGAGTACAGAAATGTCTTTGAAAGGACAACATAAGAGCAAGAGTCACAACAAATCAGATTATGCTCCAACATTCAGTATATCTAGGGATTCAGAAAAAGGTTCTTCTAACAATTCAAGGAATAAGGGAAAATCAGTCTCGCTTGCAGAGCAAGCAAGGGTTAATAATGTTCAGAGGAAAGAAGGGTCATTTTCAAGTGGTAATGGGAGTTCTGCAAATCTGAAGGAAGGGAATGATgctaaaagaaaacaattttGTAGGAGCCAGGCAGATATGCGAAAGATTATGGAGAACGGAACTTCTGCAAATAGGACTAACAAAGTCCTGAGGCAGAATAATCAGAAGCAGAACTGCATATCTAATAGAGACTATTCGATACCAAAGACTTCAACCCTGGACCAGCAAGGTAGGAAGACTAGGTCTATAAACGGTACAGTTGGGCTAAATAGGACTATAAACAAGGTCATTGTAAACTCTGAATCTCAGTCCAGGAAGACAAGCTCCTCAGAAACTGATCCTTCAAAGGAGGTTTCCATGTCTAGAAGAAAGAATTTGCCTAGAAAGAAACAACCTGTAAATGAGGATGTTCTGTCTGGAGAACCAATTTCTGAGAATACATCAATAAAAAGCACCCAAAGATCCATAAAATGTAATGTTACAACGGAGGAGCACTCAAATCAGAGTGCAGAGAAAATGAAGACAAGCATGGATgttgtttcatttacatttacatcTCCCATTGCAAGATTCGTGCCTGATGTTCCTTCCACAAGTCAAGTTGTGGAAACAAGCTGCAGCTTTGATAATGATCCTTGTGGCAACAATGATCTAGTGTTTTCAAAAAGCTCCGGATTTTCTTCTCTTGGCCTTAATATAATTGGTGGGGATGATCTTAGTGTTCTTTTGGGAAAAAAGCTTCAAGAATTGGCATATAGAGTTGAGTCATCCAATTGCAATATCATTATGGAGGAGACTTCATCTCGTCCCACATCCAGTTGGCAAAATTCAGTGCTCCCATCTGGTACATTGATCCCAACTTCAATGagacatcacaaaggacttcagTTGGATCTAGATAAAGATATTTCATATAGCACAGCTGACTTCAATTGCTCTTCAATTGACCATTTGGAGCTTGATTGGAGAAGTAAGTGGCAG TTTTCTGAAGAAATTGAGGATCGAAATGCTAGCAAAAGCAGCAGCAAGACCGGCACAGAATTAGATCTTCAACAGTCTAGCCCCCTTTCAACTCTTGAACTTGCTGTCACCAGTGAGTGCTTCGCTGATGATAGAGATG GCATGAAGCAAGAGTTATTGGATCGCAATCAGGAATTATTAGGTTCGCAGCCTGGAAGTGAGTCTGAGACTGAATTTGATGTGGCGTTATCCGATTTCGCATCTCCTAAAACTGTGGGAGAAATGGATAAAAAGCTTCCAACTAGGACACCAAATTCAAGAGATCTTAAGGAGTCAACCAATTgggaacttgattatgtgaaaatGGTTCTAAAAGATTCTGAGCTAAAGTTAATGGAATATGCATTGGGTCAGACCGAGAATATTCTGACCCTGAATGGTTTTGATCAGCTCGAGCATCGGAACATAACAGAGACTCAGGGAAAACTTGTAGTAGATTGTGTGAGTGAATACCTGGAGTTTGTTGTTGGAAGCTGCAAAGGGTGGGGGAAATTGATGCAGAACAAAGGGAGGTTGGCAGAAGAGGTATACAAAGAGATAATGAGTTTGAAACAAATGGGGGACATAATGGTGGATGAAGTTGTAGACAAGGATATGAGCAGAAAGCATGGGAGATGGGTTGAGTTTGAGACGGAAGCATTTGAAGAGGGTTTAGAGATTGAGAAAACTAAATTAACTTGTTTAGTTGATGAATTAGTTTTTGATTTATTGCTTTAA
- the LOC107920622 gene encoding uncharacterized protein isoform X1, with amino-acid sequence MEVERKHSKGGFFHLFDWNGKSQKKLFPNSAEISESKRVKPVENILKSPPYMMKGDEYNAASSCRRSADFSSASSVASDEGYGSRAPGVVARLMGLDSLPAPNVLEPSSTTYSGSCSLRVSHYERSSPNLWNESQPMDYTDFSNKLDSLSSNPIEPRFHKVQNRPIERFQTEILPLKSAKPIPITQHKLLSPIKSPGFIPTKNAAYIMEAASKIIEVSPQKTSKHKVPSFGLSSVPLQIWDLKDKIEAAHKVSGHQRPDEPKVSGHQRPDEPIRSTEMSLKGQHKSKSHNKSDYAPTFSISRDSEKGSSNNSRNKGKSVSLAEQARVNNVQRKEGSFSSGNGSSANLKEGNDAKRKQFCRSQADMRKIMENGTSANRTNKVLRQNNQKQNCISNRDYSIPKTSTLDQQGRKTRSINGTVGLNRTINKVIVNSESQSRKTSSSETDPSKEVSMSRRKNLPRKKQPVNEDVLSGEPISENTSIKSTQRSIKCNVTTEEHSNQSAEKMKTSMDVVSFTFTSPIARFVPDVPSTSQVVETSCSFDNDPCGNNDLVFSKSSGFSSLGLNIIGGDDLSVLLGKKLQELAYRVESSNCNIIMEETSSRPTSSWQNSVLPSGTLIPTSMRHHKGLQLDLDKDISYSTADFNCSSIDHLELDWRSKWQFSEEIEDRNASKSSSKTGTELDLQQSSPLSTLELAVTSECFADDRDGMKQELLDRNQELLGSQPGSESETEFDVALSDFASPKTVGEMDKKLPTRTPNSRDLKESTNWELDYVKMVLKDSELKLMEYALGQTENILTLNGFDQLEHRNITETQGKLVVDCVSEYLEFVVGSCKGWGKLMQNKGRLAEEVYKEIMSLKQMGDIMVDEVVDKDMSRKHGRWVEFETEAFEEGLEIEKTKLTCLVDELVFDLLL; translated from the exons ATGGAGGTCGAAAGGAAACATTCGAAAGGAGGattttttcatttgtttgattGGAATGgtaaatctcaaaaaaaattGTTCCCAAACAGTGCTGAAATCTCag aatcaaagagagtaaaacCTGTGGAGAATATACTGAAGTCACCGCCTTATATG ATGAAGGGGGATGAGTACAATGCTGCTTCAAGTTGTAGAAGAAGTGCTGATTTTAGTTCCGCTTCCTCGGTGGCTAGTGATGAAGGATATGGATCCAGAGCACCTGGAGTTGTTGCTAGGCTTATGGGGTTGGACTCATTGCCGGCACCAAATGTCTTGGAGCCATCTTCTACCACATATTCAGGGTCTTGTTCTCTTAGAGTATCTCATTATGAAAGAAGTTCTCCTAATTTGTGGAATGAATCTCAACCGATGGACTACACTGACTTCTCTAACAAGCTTGATAGTTTGTCCTCAAATCCGATTGAACCAAGGTTTCATAAGGTGCAAAACCGCCCCATTGAGAGATTTCAGACTGAAATATTGCCTCTGAAATCAGCAAAACCAATTCCAATAACTCAGCATAAGCTTTTGTCTCCTATCAAGAGTCCAGGGTTTATCCCAACCAAGAATGCAGCTTATATAATGGAGGCAGCTTCCAAGATTATTGAGGTTAGTCCTCAGAAAACTTCCAAACATAAAGTGCCATCATTTGGGCTTTCTTCAGTCCCTTTGCAAATCTGGGATTTGAAAGACAAAATTGAAGCTGCACATAAGGTATCTGGGCACCAAAGACCTGACGAGCCTAAGGTATCCGGGCACCAAAGACCTGACGAGCCTATTCGGAGTACAGAAATGTCTTTGAAAGGACAACATAAGAGCAAGAGTCACAACAAATCAGATTATGCTCCAACATTCAGTATATCTAGGGATTCAGAAAAAGGTTCTTCTAACAATTCAAGGAATAAGGGAAAATCAGTCTCGCTTGCAGAGCAAGCAAGGGTTAATAATGTTCAGAGGAAAGAAGGGTCATTTTCAAGTGGTAATGGGAGTTCTGCAAATCTGAAGGAAGGGAATGATgctaaaagaaaacaattttGTAGGAGCCAGGCAGATATGCGAAAGATTATGGAGAACGGAACTTCTGCAAATAGGACTAACAAAGTCCTGAGGCAGAATAATCAGAAGCAGAACTGCATATCTAATAGAGACTATTCGATACCAAAGACTTCAACCCTGGACCAGCAAGGTAGGAAGACTAGGTCTATAAACGGTACAGTTGGGCTAAATAGGACTATAAACAAGGTCATTGTAAACTCTGAATCTCAGTCCAGGAAGACAAGCTCCTCAGAAACTGATCCTTCAAAGGAGGTTTCCATGTCTAGAAGAAAGAATTTGCCTAGAAAGAAACAACCTGTAAATGAGGATGTTCTGTCTGGAGAACCAATTTCTGAGAATACATCAATAAAAAGCACCCAAAGATCCATAAAATGTAATGTTACAACGGAGGAGCACTCAAATCAGAGTGCAGAGAAAATGAAGACAAGCATGGATgttgtttcatttacatttacatcTCCCATTGCAAGATTCGTGCCTGATGTTCCTTCCACAAGTCAAGTTGTGGAAACAAGCTGCAGCTTTGATAATGATCCTTGTGGCAACAATGATCTAGTGTTTTCAAAAAGCTCCGGATTTTCTTCTCTTGGCCTTAATATAATTGGTGGGGATGATCTTAGTGTTCTTTTGGGAAAAAAGCTTCAAGAATTGGCATATAGAGTTGAGTCATCCAATTGCAATATCATTATGGAGGAGACTTCATCTCGTCCCACATCCAGTTGGCAAAATTCAGTGCTCCCATCTGGTACATTGATCCCAACTTCAATGagacatcacaaaggacttcagTTGGATCTAGATAAAGATATTTCATATAGCACAGCTGACTTCAATTGCTCTTCAATTGACCATTTGGAGCTTGATTGGAGAAGTAAGTGGCAG TTTTCTGAAGAAATTGAGGATCGAAATGCTAGCAAAAGCAGCAGCAAGACCGGCACAGAATTAGATCTTCAACAGTCTAGCCCCCTTTCAACTCTTGAACTTGCTGTCACCAGTGAGTGCTTCGCTGATGATAGAGATG GCATGAAGCAAGAGTTATTGGATCGCAATCAGGAATTATTAGGTTCGCAGCCTGGAAGTGAGTCTGAGACTGAATTTGATGTGGCGTTATCCGATTTCGCATCTCCTAAAACTGTGGGAGAAATGGATAAAAAGCTTCCAACTAGGACACCAAATTCAAGAGATCTTAAGGAGTCAACCAATTgggaacttgattatgtgaaaatGGTTCTAAAAGATTCTGAGCTAAAGTTAATGGAATATGCATTGGGTCAGACCGAGAATATTCTGACCCTGAATGGTTTTGATCAGCTCGAGCATCGGAACATAACAGAGACTCAGGGAAAACTTGTAGTAGATTGTGTGAGTGAATACCTGGAGTTTGTTGTTGGAAGCTGCAAAGGGTGGGGGAAATTGATGCAGAACAAAGGGAGGTTGGCAGAAGAGGTATACAAAGAGATAATGAGTTTGAAACAAATGGGGGACATAATGGTGGATGAAGTTGTAGACAAGGATATGAGCAGAAAGCATGGGAGATGGGTTGAGTTTGAGACGGAAGCATTTGAAGAGGGTTTAGAGATTGAGAAAACTAAATTAACTTGTTTAGTTGATGAATTAGTTTTTGATTTATTGCTTTAA